A part of Candidatus Nitrosocosmicus arcticus genomic DNA contains:
- a CDS encoding PP2C family serine/threonine-protein phosphatase — MADLRVLFATKDIMKFMTEINPALVDKRITLNLKKWLVHGKSIKGALHSRTGYSNQDSILWKQSDSSNTIIMSVADGHGSDIHFRSKVGSRIAVKTAVETLFELFHNQPIEINNVSQVKDIIRYSIPRLLVHNWMDRVQYHVEKHPFSNNEIDFILKKKGPHVLKKIINNPKIAYGSTLLTAVITKNYFIFFQLGDGNILIVDNDKNIRNMFSNKTNDSEDKPSIESIIHTESLCMDDSWLEFKTGIFAFHALKPKLILLATDGYCNSFRNASGFLKIGHDYLGILEDFGCSYLSQNLGNILRQTSVDGSGDDITLGFIYHI; from the coding sequence TTGGCAGATCTAAGGGTATTGTTTGCTACTAAGGACATAATGAAATTTATGACTGAAATTAATCCTGCGCTTGTTGATAAACGTATAACATTGAATTTAAAGAAGTGGTTGGTGCATGGCAAAAGTATAAAGGGTGCATTACATTCACGAACTGGTTATTCGAATCAAGATTCTATTCTATGGAAACAATCTGACAGCTCTAATACTATAATCATGTCGGTTGCTGACGGACATGGAAGCGATATACATTTTAGGAGCAAAGTTGGTTCACGAATTGCAGTTAAAACTGCGGTAGAGACTTTATTTGAACTATTTCATAATCAACCAATTGAAATCAATAATGTTTCTCAGGTAAAGGATATTATTAGATACTCCATACCGCGTCTATTGGTCCATAACTGGATGGATCGAGTACAATATCATGTTGAGAAACATCCTTTTTCAAACAATGAGATTGACTTCATATTGAAAAAGAAAGGTCCTCACGTATTAAAAAAAATAATTAACAATCCGAAGATCGCTTATGGATCCACGCTTTTGACTGCAGTCATTACGAAAAACTATTTTATATTCTTTCAACTTGGTGATGGTAACATATTGATAGTCGACAATGACAAGAACATACGGAATATGTTTTCCAATAAGACTAATGATTCTGAGGACAAACCATCAATAGAGTCTATTATTCATACCGAATCACTTTGTATGGATGATAGTTGGTTAGAATTCAAAACTGGAATATTTGCCTTTCACGCACTAAAGCCGAAGTTAATACTGTTGGCTACTGATGGGTATTGCAATTCCTTTAGGAATGCATCTGGCTTTCTTAAAATTGGACATGATTACCTAGGTATATTGGAGGATTTCGGCTGTTCATACTTAAGTCAGAACCTTGGCAACATATTAAGACAAACCTCAGTAGATGGGAGTGGCGATGATATAACGCTTGGTTTCATATATCATATTTAG
- a CDS encoding DNA-methyltransferase translates to MEKIRKEGRFEIDIIVTSPPYNIGKKYSSYHDNKKIDDYLNWLLIVAQRSYSILKPYGSFFLNIGGTSAEPLIPYLALNKFISAGYKLQNTIHWIKSISVEKEDIGNNNQICKTGFSIGHFRPIRSNRYLTNTHEYIFHFTKTGNLNLEKLSIGVPYQDKSNIKRWKSVDQDKRDRGNVWFISYPTIQSGRSHPAVFPEKLASLCIKLHGYSDKDFIVYDPFLGIGHTALACIELGINYVGTDIDKTYIDIAKDMILEKKKNLSNPK, encoded by the coding sequence ATGGAAAAAATTAGAAAAGAAGGCAGATTCGAGATAGACATTATCGTTACTTCACCTCCATACAATATTGGCAAGAAATATAGTTCGTATCATGATAACAAAAAGATTGATGATTACTTAAATTGGCTGCTTATCGTAGCTCAAAGGAGTTATTCAATTTTAAAACCTTATGGATCCTTTTTTCTTAATATCGGTGGGACCTCCGCTGAACCTCTAATTCCGTACCTTGCTCTAAACAAGTTTATCTCTGCAGGCTATAAACTACAAAACACCATTCACTGGATTAAATCAATATCCGTTGAAAAGGAAGACATAGGAAATAATAACCAGATTTGCAAAACCGGTTTTTCGATAGGTCATTTCAGACCGATCAGAAGTAACAGATATTTAACTAATACACATGAATACATTTTTCATTTTACTAAGACAGGAAACCTAAATTTAGAAAAACTATCAATAGGTGTTCCTTATCAAGATAAATCAAATATCAAAAGATGGAAATCAGTAGATCAGGATAAGAGAGACAGAGGGAACGTATGGTTCATATCTTATCCAACCATCCAATCGGGCCGATCACATCCAGCCGTTTTCCCTGAGAAGCTAGCTAGTCTTTGTATAAAACTTCATGGATACTCTGATAAGGACTTTATAGTATATGATCCTTTTTTGGGCATTGGTCATACTGCATTAGCTTGTATCGAACTTGGCATCAACTATGTGGGTACTGACATTGATAAAACCTACATTGACATAGCGAAAGACATGATCTTAGAGAAGAAGAAAAACCTCTCGAATCCAAAATAG
- the pdxT gene encoding pyridoxal 5'-phosphate synthase glutaminase subunit PdxT — protein MTPILRVGILSIQGDIEENSNAIKESFEELEIEGTIIYMKDLCDLDEIDGLIIPGGESTVIGMLLFLQGVQIDLLRKKIHDGLPILGTCAGLIMLSNRAYDKTIGETRQELLKVLDVTIERNAFGRQHESFESELDIPYLGERRFNGVFIRGPAITEIGNNVEIIAEYNNKIVAVRQNNILGTSFHPELANDNRFHTNLTKLMVEYNKYKKRT, from the coding sequence TTGACTCCTATCTTAAGAGTAGGTATCCTAAGCATTCAAGGCGATATTGAAGAAAATTCAAACGCAATTAAAGAATCATTTGAAGAACTGGAGATTGAAGGTACGATAATCTATATGAAAGATTTATGTGATTTAGACGAAATTGACGGACTAATTATTCCCGGAGGTGAAAGTACAGTAATAGGTATGCTCTTATTTTTGCAAGGGGTTCAAATAGATTTACTCAGGAAAAAAATCCATGACGGCCTGCCAATATTAGGAACTTGTGCTGGACTCATAATGCTATCGAATAGGGCATATGATAAGACTATCGGCGAAACAAGACAAGAATTGTTAAAAGTTCTGGACGTTACGATAGAACGTAACGCCTTTGGACGTCAGCATGAATCCTTTGAGTCAGAATTGGATATACCTTATCTAGGTGAAAGAAGATTTAATGGAGTTTTTATAAGAGGACCGGCAATAACTGAGATCGGTAATAATGTAGAAATTATTGCAGAATATAATAATAAGATAGTGGCCGTCAGGCAAAATAACATTTTGGGAACTTCGTTTCATCCTGAACTTGCTAACGATAACAGATTCCATACCAATTTAACAAAGTTAATGGTAGAATATAATAAATACAAAAAAAGAACATGA
- a CDS encoding vWA domain-containing protein, whose protein sequence is MTLPGGEISKRELHFIWIVDCSGSMRDEGKIQALNYAIKEAIPHMQRESENNIQANLLISALKFSTGAQWIIPPTMVNEFKWTDIEAKGETDLGQAFLLLSEILHIPPMTERGLPPVLVLLSDGQPTDNFKDGLDKLLSEPWGRKAIRVSIAIGEDANTDILQRFIGDGERQPLLARNPESLTKYIKWVSTVVQSASAKPKSQQKSYDGSISNVDIPKPPEMISGATDVW, encoded by the coding sequence ATGACTCTTCCAGGCGGTGAAATTTCAAAAAGAGAATTACATTTTATATGGATTGTAGATTGCTCCGGTTCTATGAGGGATGAAGGAAAGATCCAAGCCTTGAATTATGCTATCAAAGAGGCGATTCCTCATATGCAAAGAGAATCTGAAAATAATATCCAAGCGAATTTGTTAATAAGTGCATTAAAATTTTCTACGGGTGCACAGTGGATTATTCCCCCTACAATGGTAAATGAATTCAAGTGGACTGATATTGAAGCAAAAGGTGAAACTGATTTGGGACAAGCTTTCCTTTTACTTTCTGAAATTTTGCATATACCTCCGATGACCGAAAGAGGACTACCACCAGTATTGGTATTGCTCTCTGATGGACAACCAACTGATAATTTTAAAGATGGTTTAGATAAATTGTTGTCAGAGCCATGGGGGCGAAAAGCAATTCGCGTTTCTATTGCAATCGGTGAGGATGCCAACACGGACATTCTTCAAAGATTTATTGGGGATGGTGAAAGACAACCGCTGCTGGCGAGAAATCCTGAATCACTTACGAAATATATAAAATGGGTATCAACGGTTGTGCAGTCAGCTTCTGCTAAACCCAAAAGTCAACAAAAATCCTATGACGGCTCTATCTCTAATGTCGATATCCCTAAACCTCCTGAAATGATATCGGGAGCAACCGACGTGTGGTAA
- a CDS encoding ATP-dependent DNA ligase, with the protein MNFLELAETFAIMEKTTSRLELTDHLVLILKKTPSDIVDKIVYLIQGKLGPDYESSELGIAEKLIIKSLSLVSGHSLNEIQNKYSVIGDLGEVAYNILTNKIQTTLVHQLLTIENVFETLLKIAKVSGTGSLDIKLRFIVSLLNNSSNLEAKFIVKLILGNLRLGIADFTLLDAIALTFTGDKKNRRILERAYNVSSDLGKIALILSKGSIEDIQSISISLFIPIRPMLAERVSNPSEALEKINGVALAEFKIDGERIQIHKKGKRVELFTRSLENVTSNFPDIIKAFDNIETKDLIAEGEVVAINPENNKYLPFQSLMRRRRKYNIQEITAAYPVILNLFDLLYYNGSDKTHVTLLERRKLLAKLFGKQKKSDKIKLIDQINVSRIEEIEIYTEKALKNGCEGIMIKNPGSQYRAGAREWAWMKLKKEYSGEVTDSVDLVVVGALHGKGRRVGKYGALLLASYDAERDVFCTICKVGTGFTDNTLLTITDKLNKHVIKHKHPRVESGNTKMDTWFEPKIVLEIISPEITLSPVYTTAIDRIKPEYGLALRFPKFTGKIREDKSAEDATTVKEIFEIYRDQLK; encoded by the coding sequence GTGAATTTTTTAGAACTAGCTGAAACCTTTGCAATAATGGAGAAAACTACTAGTAGGTTAGAACTTACTGATCATCTAGTATTAATATTAAAAAAAACACCTTCAGACATAGTTGATAAAATAGTTTATCTAATTCAGGGGAAACTAGGACCAGATTATGAATCGAGTGAACTGGGAATCGCTGAAAAACTGATAATCAAGTCTCTATCGCTCGTAAGTGGTCATTCACTGAACGAAATCCAAAATAAATATTCTGTTATAGGAGATCTGGGAGAAGTCGCTTACAATATCTTGACGAACAAGATACAGACCACATTAGTTCATCAGCTACTTACTATCGAGAACGTATTTGAAACATTATTAAAGATTGCGAAAGTATCCGGGACAGGATCGTTAGACATTAAACTCAGGTTCATTGTGAGTTTATTGAACAATTCTTCCAATCTAGAAGCCAAATTCATAGTGAAACTGATTCTAGGAAATTTAAGGTTGGGTATAGCAGACTTTACCCTTCTTGATGCAATAGCACTAACGTTCACAGGAGATAAAAAAAATAGGCGAATATTAGAAAGAGCCTATAATGTTTCTAGTGATTTGGGAAAGATTGCATTAATACTATCTAAAGGATCAATTGAGGATATTCAGTCAATTTCCATTTCCTTATTTATCCCCATTCGACCAATGCTCGCAGAAAGAGTGTCAAATCCTTCAGAGGCCCTGGAAAAAATCAATGGTGTTGCATTGGCAGAATTCAAGATCGATGGTGAAAGAATTCAAATACACAAAAAGGGAAAAAGGGTAGAATTATTTACCAGAAGCTTGGAGAATGTAACTTCAAATTTTCCCGATATCATAAAGGCCTTTGATAATATTGAGACAAAGGATTTGATTGCGGAGGGTGAAGTTGTCGCAATTAATCCCGAGAACAATAAATATCTCCCATTCCAAAGTTTAATGCGAAGAAGAAGAAAGTACAATATTCAAGAAATTACTGCAGCTTATCCAGTAATCTTAAACTTATTTGATTTGCTTTACTATAATGGTTCCGACAAGACTCATGTAACCTTACTCGAACGCAGAAAGTTACTTGCAAAACTTTTTGGTAAGCAGAAAAAAAGTGATAAAATTAAACTAATAGATCAAATCAATGTTTCAAGAATTGAAGAAATAGAAATCTATACGGAAAAGGCGCTCAAGAATGGTTGTGAAGGAATTATGATAAAGAATCCCGGTAGCCAGTATAGGGCTGGAGCCAGAGAATGGGCTTGGATGAAATTAAAGAAAGAGTATTCTGGAGAAGTTACGGATTCAGTTGATCTAGTAGTAGTAGGAGCTTTGCATGGCAAGGGAAGGAGGGTTGGAAAATACGGGGCGTTATTGTTAGCTTCATACGATGCAGAGAGGGATGTCTTCTGTACTATATGTAAAGTAGGAACGGGATTTACTGACAATACTCTACTAACCATAACAGACAAACTTAACAAACATGTCATAAAACACAAACATCCTAGAGTAGAATCTGGAAATACAAAAATGGATACTTGGTTTGAACCCAAAATAGTTCTAGAAATCATTTCCCCTGAAATAACTTTAAGTCCCGTTTATACAACTGCAATTGATAGAATAAAGCCCGAATATGGCCTAGCACTAAGGTTTCCCAAATTTACTGGAAAAATAAGAGAAGATAAATCTGCTGAGGATGCTACGACAGTCAAGGAAATCTTTGAAATATACAGAGATCAACTGAAGTAG
- a CDS encoding Clp1/GlmU family protein: METVLIKGPVLLEIKGECNILGVKCKNECIGWESSRIIPVEKSNNSTLSIIKGTSWNHHSHETISHHTKIGISIWKDLVRNVLKQEKKRIIIIGPSNSGKSTLSLYMANVFISHGLKPLLIDADIGQGDLAPPTCMGAAVMNFQEIDLWNVKTNCTNFIGGIQPIGYESKIISSIRQQLFISIKHNLSIINTDGYIKGNGLGYKIDLLKKIQPDCIIYLGNANTDRNLMEFFSHLPRNLKMNFMYGEKQVAMNNRSLMERYAKRMKTFTKFLTKNNEIVMKIDLSGINFINYRDKFYSEIKFLNEFESSNAINEKILYIPDNGFLKNRFVGFGNKIDNDQICGFGLIDDFANGVLMVKMNVKEFDTIFLSDIKLDRI; encoded by the coding sequence TTGGAAACAGTACTGATAAAGGGTCCAGTACTACTTGAGATAAAAGGAGAATGTAACATACTAGGTGTAAAATGCAAGAATGAATGCATTGGATGGGAAAGTAGTAGGATCATTCCAGTTGAAAAAAGTAACAATTCTACCTTATCCATAATTAAGGGCACGAGTTGGAATCATCATAGTCATGAGACCATTAGTCATCACACAAAAATTGGAATCTCAATTTGGAAGGACCTTGTTAGAAACGTATTGAAACAAGAAAAAAAGAGAATCATTATAATTGGACCCTCAAATTCAGGTAAATCCACTCTTTCACTATATATGGCAAATGTGTTTATCAGTCATGGTTTAAAGCCATTGTTAATAGATGCAGACATAGGTCAAGGCGATTTGGCACCACCAACTTGCATGGGAGCAGCAGTAATGAATTTCCAGGAAATAGATCTGTGGAATGTAAAAACAAATTGTACCAATTTTATTGGGGGCATTCAACCCATTGGGTACGAATCCAAGATAATTTCAAGTATTCGCCAGCAATTATTTATCTCCATAAAGCATAATTTGTCGATCATAAATACTGATGGCTATATAAAAGGGAACGGATTGGGATACAAGATCGATCTACTGAAAAAAATTCAACCCGATTGCATAATATATCTTGGAAATGCAAATACGGACAGAAATTTAATGGAATTTTTTAGTCATCTCCCAAGAAACCTGAAAATGAATTTCATGTATGGAGAAAAGCAAGTAGCTATGAATAACAGATCCCTCATGGAAAGATATGCGAAGAGAATGAAAACCTTTACTAAATTTTTGACTAAAAATAACGAAATAGTCATGAAAATAGATCTTTCTGGAATCAATTTTATTAATTATAGAGACAAATTTTATTCAGAAATAAAATTCTTAAATGAATTCGAGTCCTCAAATGCAATTAATGAAAAAATTTTATATATTCCAGATAACGGTTTTCTAAAAAACCGCTTTGTAGGATTTGGAAATAAGATCGATAATGACCAGATTTGTGGGTTTGGCTTAATCGATGATTTTGCGAATGGAGTTCTCATGGTTAAGATGAATGTTAAAGAATTTGACACTATCTTCCTAAGTGACATCAAATTAGATCGAATATAA
- the thsB gene encoding thermosome subunit beta, whose translation MSIQTGSAGGMPVIILKEGASETKGREAQKNNINAAKTVAEIVRTSLGPRGMDKMLVDSLGDVTITNDGATILKEIDVQHPAAKMMVEISKATDNEVGDGTTSVVVLAGSLIEKAEDLITKNVHPTVIVDGYRKCAVKSIELLNSIAIKITNNEKEQLIKIAKTSMQTKLVSKESDDLANIVVTAAQQVSESRDGSTKVDLDDIKVEKKSGGSIKDTKLIKGIVLDKEVVHGGMPKRVEKAKIALINSALEIEKTEFDAKLNITSPEQMKRFLDEENTMLKNMVEKITGSGANVVICQKGLDDIAQHYLAKANVLTVRRVKESDMTKLSRATGARVINNLDDLTSKDLGAADLVEERKIETDKWVFVEGCKNPKSVTILIRGGSQRVVDEADRSVHDALMVTKDVLEKPLIVAGGGSPEAYVSGKLREWTNTLTGREQLAAEKFAEALEIIPLTLAENAGMNQIDTLAELRSKQNKGSKWAGIDARNSRIADMAKLDIFEPLAVKEQIIKSATEVASMLLRIDDVIASSKSAGGGGMPPGGMGGMPPGMDGMM comes from the coding sequence ATGTCAATTCAAACAGGATCAGCAGGCGGAATGCCCGTAATAATATTAAAAGAAGGCGCAAGTGAGACTAAAGGCAGAGAAGCACAGAAAAATAACATAAATGCAGCAAAAACAGTCGCAGAAATAGTACGAACTAGTTTAGGTCCTAGAGGCATGGATAAAATGCTTGTAGATTCTTTAGGTGATGTTACGATCACTAACGACGGTGCCACTATTTTGAAGGAGATAGATGTTCAACACCCTGCTGCCAAAATGATGGTGGAAATAAGCAAGGCAACAGATAATGAGGTAGGGGACGGTACAACTTCAGTAGTGGTTCTAGCCGGTTCTTTAATTGAAAAAGCAGAAGACTTGATAACGAAGAATGTTCACCCGACGGTGATTGTAGATGGGTATAGAAAATGTGCTGTCAAGTCAATAGAACTTTTAAACAGTATCGCTATCAAAATAACAAATAACGAGAAAGAGCAATTAATAAAAATAGCAAAGACATCCATGCAAACTAAGCTGGTTTCAAAGGAGTCAGACGACCTGGCTAATATTGTAGTGACAGCTGCACAACAAGTATCAGAGTCTCGAGATGGATCTACTAAGGTAGATTTGGATGACATCAAAGTTGAAAAGAAATCTGGTGGTTCTATTAAAGATACAAAATTGATAAAAGGTATCGTTTTGGATAAGGAGGTAGTTCACGGGGGAATGCCTAAAAGGGTGGAGAAAGCTAAGATAGCATTAATTAATTCTGCCTTGGAAATCGAGAAGACTGAATTCGACGCAAAATTAAATATTACATCACCAGAACAAATGAAGAGATTTCTTGATGAAGAAAATACCATGTTAAAGAACATGGTTGAAAAAATAACTGGGTCTGGAGCTAACGTAGTAATTTGTCAAAAAGGATTAGATGACATCGCACAACATTACCTCGCAAAAGCTAATGTTTTGACGGTTAGGCGTGTGAAAGAAAGCGACATGACCAAGTTATCTCGAGCTACAGGCGCGAGAGTTATCAACAATCTAGATGACCTGACTAGTAAAGACCTAGGAGCAGCTGATCTCGTAGAAGAAAGGAAAATTGAGACGGATAAATGGGTATTTGTTGAAGGATGTAAGAATCCAAAATCTGTAACTATCTTGATACGCGGCGGATCCCAGAGGGTGGTGGATGAGGCAGACCGTTCTGTTCATGACGCACTTATGGTGACCAAAGATGTTTTGGAAAAACCCTTGATAGTAGCTGGAGGCGGATCACCTGAGGCATACGTTTCTGGTAAATTAAGAGAATGGACTAATACCTTGACTGGCAGAGAACAATTGGCAGCTGAAAAATTTGCAGAAGCATTGGAAATTATCCCCTTAACCCTTGCTGAAAATGCAGGCATGAACCAAATTGATACTTTGGCTGAATTGCGATCTAAGCAAAATAAGGGATCAAAATGGGCTGGAATTGATGCACGTAATTCACGAATTGCAGACATGGCTAAACTTGACATATTCGAACCATTAGCAGTGAAAGAACAGATTATCAAATCTGCTACTGAAGTAGCATCCATGCTATTAAGAATAGATGATGTAATTGCATCAAGTAAATCGGCTGGTGGAGGAGGAATGCCTCCAGGCGGAATGGGTGGAATGCCTCCAGGCATGGACGGCATGATGTAA
- a CDS encoding CBS domain-containing protein, protein MSFREPWTITAYSNKTARDVAAILTKNRIGSLIVIDKDNTPIGIITESDLVKRVCLENYNADKVLVEEIMSSPLITVMTFDSVDTASRVMLSNKIKRLPVLEADNRISGIISVTDIAYHLAKILLDDYNRHRSLKKILEMNDVSN, encoded by the coding sequence ATGTCCTTTAGGGAACCGTGGACAATTACTGCATATTCCAATAAAACTGCGCGTGATGTAGCTGCTATTCTAACTAAAAATCGCATAGGATCCTTAATTGTGATTGATAAGGACAATACACCTATTGGTATTATTACTGAAAGCGACTTGGTCAAACGCGTGTGTTTGGAGAATTATAATGCCGATAAAGTTCTAGTTGAAGAGATCATGTCCTCCCCATTAATTACTGTTATGACTTTTGATTCAGTTGATACCGCTTCGAGAGTCATGCTTTCAAATAAAATAAAGCGATTACCTGTTTTAGAGGCCGATAATCGTATAAGCGGAATAATAAGTGTTACTGATATTGCATATCACCTTGCCAAAATACTGCTTGATGATTATAATAGGCATAGATCTTTGAAGAAAATCCTGGAAATGAACGATGTATCAAATTAG
- a CDS encoding tetratricopeptide repeat protein, whose product MLKKIVTDYSNVLSEPSRLEGLLKDIYGSENKKEIFLLTTALKAKITDIRGCNIYDNDTENKIYNMITRLSSDFGLEDRSAVWVTIAWSLGFDLMTEVEYDNLVNGAKAENYSMLSNYVAHMGTGIQQVEISESNPISNLLMVNATNLKQLYENGILLHNQGKFAEALECYDKALAIDSHNSNVLSNKGLSLHNQGKFAEALECYDKALAINSQDEFIIKRRTSTREIASNTSSNMRSGRVIGQVSTLNNGIQKSSNLYILGTAIAAVCLISGIAAYLIFGTDSGLEGDPLRNISQLPSDVSMNNIDLTNEGSESPRSTINKESISDFTNNIERELNLQLTSENQSLLQNVNKSGMHSHSADSQSNDMDFDSLNGVDQKVDNFKTELGNAMNSNFS is encoded by the coding sequence ATGCTAAAAAAGATTGTCACGGATTATTCCAATGTTTTAAGTGAGCCTAGCAGGCTTGAAGGCCTACTCAAAGATATCTACGGCTCAGAAAACAAGAAGGAAATATTTTTGCTCACAACCGCCCTTAAGGCCAAAATCACTGATATTCGAGGGTGCAATATATATGATAATGATACTGAAAACAAAATTTACAACATGATCACAAGATTATCATCAGATTTTGGATTAGAAGATAGATCTGCTGTGTGGGTAACTATTGCATGGTCCCTTGGATTTGACCTGATGACAGAAGTAGAGTATGATAATTTAGTTAATGGTGCTAAAGCAGAAAACTATTCGATGCTTAGTAATTATGTTGCGCATATGGGCACAGGGATTCAACAAGTGGAAATATCCGAGAGTAATCCAATCTCAAATTTACTAATGGTGAATGCAACCAATCTAAAACAGTTATACGAAAACGGAATACTGTTACATAACCAGGGAAAATTTGCAGAAGCATTAGAATGTTATGACAAAGCACTGGCGATAGATTCACACAACTCAAATGTTTTATCAAATAAAGGTTTGTCTCTTCATAACCAGGGAAAATTTGCAGAAGCATTAGAATGTTATGACAAAGCACTGGCAATTAATTCCCAAGATGAATTCATAATCAAAAGAAGGACTAGTACCAGAGAGATAGCGTCCAATACTAGCAGCAATATGAGATCTGGTCGAGTTATCGGTCAAGTATCAACTTTGAATAACGGCATACAAAAGTCTAGTAATTTATACATTCTGGGGACAGCAATAGCCGCAGTGTGTTTGATATCAGGTATTGCCGCTTATCTGATTTTCGGAACAGATAGTGGTCTTGAAGGAGATCCTCTAAGGAACATTTCTCAGCTGCCCAGTGATGTATCCATGAATAATATCGATCTTACAAATGAGGGATCAGAATCACCGAGAAGTACCATTAATAAAGAATCAATTTCGGACTTCACAAATAATATAGAGAGAGAATTGAATCTCCAATTAACTAGTGAAAACCAGTCTCTTTTGCAAAATGTTAACAAATCAGGGATGCATTCGCATTCTGCCGATTCACAGAGTAATGACATGGACTTCGACAGTTTAAATGGAGTGGATCAAAAGGTGGATAATTTTAAAACAGAGCTCGGTAATGCAATGAATAGTAACTTTAGTTGA
- a CDS encoding serine/threonine protein kinase, whose amino-acid sequence MSTTHEFQVGEPVHINGLNIVCNVEKELGSGTQGKVYSLISPDNSPLVLKWYFPSMATNEQYDILESLIQKKSPSNRFLWPLALVNTPKKEGFGYVMSMKDSRFKSFSLWLSRKINPSFKALLTACFELVQSFHLLHSKGLCYQDLSLNNIYFDPENGEIRIGDTDNIVINGEDKGNVIGTPKFMAPEIIIGKALPNTQTDLYSLAIILFYILFLNHPLEGKIESSIKSLDLPSMSKLYGFEPLFIFDPNNDSNYPDPAFHANAIIFWNIYPDFVKRIFVRAFTNGIKDPMHGRVRETEWQITLLSLRDSIYYCKQCGSENFFVPGSSVFEKLTIPVELGGIHSDFKVQNRSRNLEEIQSNSVCWNPQCKTMNTHILNIRIDDRMFVALNHDTKLFLHHIDPDHKYDFSSPVAEVSRHPTDPRVWGLKNLSAYPWKVSKVNGDVIEVYLKQSFSLVPGTKIDFGRSKGIVCY is encoded by the coding sequence ATGAGCACAACACATGAATTCCAAGTAGGCGAGCCTGTGCATATAAACGGCCTAAACATAGTTTGCAATGTTGAAAAAGAATTGGGTTCAGGTACGCAAGGCAAGGTATATTCATTAATAAGTCCAGATAATTCCCCACTCGTTCTAAAGTGGTATTTTCCTTCTATGGCTACTAATGAGCAATACGATATACTAGAATCTCTCATTCAGAAAAAGTCTCCAAGTAATAGGTTCCTTTGGCCTTTGGCACTAGTTAATACTCCAAAAAAAGAAGGGTTTGGATACGTGATGTCCATGAAGGATTCTAGATTTAAAAGCTTCAGTTTGTGGCTGTCCAGGAAAATTAATCCTTCCTTTAAGGCTTTGCTGACCGCCTGTTTTGAACTGGTACAAAGTTTTCATCTACTGCATTCAAAAGGCCTTTGTTATCAGGATTTATCCCTGAATAATATTTATTTCGATCCTGAAAATGGCGAAATACGCATAGGAGATACGGATAATATTGTAATAAATGGGGAGGATAAGGGTAACGTAATAGGTACCCCTAAATTCATGGCACCCGAAATAATAATTGGAAAAGCGTTACCAAATACTCAAACCGATTTATATTCATTAGCAATAATACTATTTTATATTTTGTTCCTAAATCATCCGCTAGAAGGTAAAATTGAAAGTTCCATCAAAAGTCTCGACCTACCTTCCATGTCTAAACTATACGGATTCGAACCTCTTTTCATTTTTGATCCAAACAATGATTCTAATTATCCTGATCCCGCTTTTCATGCAAACGCAATAATATTTTGGAATATTTATCCCGATTTTGTTAAAAGAATCTTTGTAAGAGCCTTTACCAATGGTATTAAGGATCCGATGCATGGAAGGGTCAGAGAAACTGAATGGCAAATTACTTTGCTCTCTTTACGGGACTCTATATATTACTGCAAACAATGTGGATCTGAGAATTTTTTTGTTCCAGGTTCTTCAGTTTTTGAAAAATTAACGATACCCGTAGAACTTGGGGGCATTCATTCTGACTTTAAAGTCCAGAATCGAAGCAGGAATCTTGAGGAAATACAAAGTAATTCTGTTTGTTGGAATCCACAATGCAAAACTATGAATACTCACATTCTAAACATTCGAATTGATGACCGCATGTTCGTTGCTTTGAATCATGATACCAAATTATTCCTTCATCACATAGATCCGGACCACAAATATGATTTCTCAAGTCCAGTAGCAGAAGTCTCTAGACATCCAACTGATCCTCGGGTTTGGGGACTGAAGAATCTTTCTGCTTACCCTTGGAAAGTTAGCAAGGTAAATGGTGATGTAATTGAAGTATATTTAAAACAGAGTTTCTCATTAGTACCAGGTACCAAAATAGACTTTGGCAGATCTAAGGGTATTGTTTGCTACTAA